One Chitinophaga sp. H8 DNA window includes the following coding sequences:
- a CDS encoding phosphoribosyltransferase family protein, protein MTPAFALHKITCAHSFSFDAASYSRFKFGDGAVAETFGKDLATGFIQQYGATLRESKQQLVVLPSPYAAIPTASHAMTVAFNKVLNRYLAFHGLSPLENAKIHRFKTYSVDYGALDMNSRLALIINDKYHMDRSFLLNKTLVFIDDIKITGSHEMIIRRLLEQFSLPNTAYFLYYAALSQTDIHPNIENTLNYYEVKTIHDLHDIVNQAHFIFNTRIVKYILLAPFADFLAFVSQQTNTFLTQLVDLAISNGYHQMPEYKLNFEYLFNLLHKNELSWQSTSRKAKEPILTSQSSPSV, encoded by the coding sequence ATGACACCGGCATTTGCCTTACATAAAATCACCTGTGCACACAGCTTCTCTTTTGATGCTGCCAGCTACAGTCGCTTTAAATTTGGCGATGGAGCAGTGGCCGAAACATTCGGCAAAGACCTGGCAACAGGTTTTATTCAACAATATGGCGCAACATTAAGGGAAAGCAAACAACAACTGGTAGTATTACCCAGTCCGTATGCAGCCATCCCTACCGCCTCCCATGCTATGACAGTAGCATTCAATAAAGTGCTGAACCGTTACCTGGCTTTCCATGGGCTTTCGCCGCTGGAAAATGCCAAAATACACCGCTTTAAAACTTACAGTGTGGATTATGGGGCACTGGATATGAACAGCCGCCTGGCACTTATCATCAACGATAAGTATCATATGGACCGTTCCTTCCTGCTCAATAAAACACTGGTTTTTATAGACGATATTAAAATAACAGGCAGCCATGAAATGATTATCCGCCGCCTGCTGGAGCAGTTTTCCCTGCCCAACACAGCTTATTTCCTGTATTATGCAGCATTAAGCCAAACGGATATTCATCCCAATATTGAAAACACCCTGAACTATTACGAGGTAAAAACGATCCATGACCTGCACGATATCGTGAATCAGGCACATTTCATTTTTAACACCCGTATAGTAAAATATATCCTGCTGGCGCCATTCGCCGACTTTCTGGCTTTTGTATCACAGCAAACCAATACGTTTTTAACACAGCTGGTGGATTTAGCTATCAGCAACGGGTATCATCAGATGCCGGAGTACAAACTGAATTTTGAATATTTATTTAACCTTTTACATAAAAACGAATTATCATGGCAATCAACCTCCAGAAAGGCCAAAGAGCCAATATTGACCTCCCAAAGTTCACCGTCGGTTTAG
- a CDS encoding HAD family hydrolase — protein sequence MTKHISFDLWMTLIRSDPRFKQERALLFRSFFGLTVPEAQVLSVFRETDLLVNRINEIVGKNILPHEMYLINLNKLGADLEHITVTELDAFYALSEELFFKYAPQLLCAETPLLLEQLKDNGYTLNILSNTGYIPGKTLRKLLHRLELEDQLCFQLYSDETGFSKPAPEMFALMISAAGKLHDGQLNAAQILHIGDNKVADIAGANKAGMQSCLVINYENNLKQLFYDTGICLT from the coding sequence ATGACTAAACACATTTCATTCGATCTCTGGATGACCCTTATCAGGTCTGATCCCCGTTTTAAACAGGAACGGGCACTCCTGTTCCGTTCTTTTTTTGGATTAACCGTTCCTGAAGCACAAGTATTGTCTGTGTTCCGGGAAACTGACCTGCTGGTAAACAGGATCAATGAAATTGTAGGTAAAAACATCCTTCCGCACGAAATGTACCTGATTAACCTGAACAAATTAGGTGCTGATCTGGAACACATTACCGTTACTGAGCTGGATGCTTTTTATGCCTTGTCCGAGGAGTTGTTTTTCAAATATGCGCCACAGTTATTATGTGCAGAAACGCCGCTGCTGCTGGAACAATTAAAAGACAACGGGTATACGCTGAACATCCTGAGCAATACCGGATATATTCCCGGCAAAACCTTGCGTAAGCTGTTGCACCGGCTGGAGCTGGAAGACCAGCTTTGCTTTCAGCTGTATTCTGATGAAACAGGTTTTTCCAAGCCAGCACCGGAAATGTTTGCACTGATGATCTCTGCAGCAGGGAAATTACATGATGGTCAATTAAATGCGGCGCAGATTTTGCATATCGGCGACAACAAAGTAGCTGATATCGCAGGCGCCAACAAGGCGGGCATGCAAAGCTGCCTGGTCATTAACTACGAAAACAATTTAAAGCAACTTTTTTATGACACCGGCATTTGCCTTACATAA
- a CDS encoding TerD family protein has product MAINLQKGQKIDIGLSKISVGLGWTPNEGTGYDFDLDASAFMIDSNRQIPGEGYFIFYGNTDSPDSALHHTGDDPTGGNSAGGDDETIQVNLTNVHADIKEILFVVTIHDAVARKQNYGQVRDSYIRIVDDNTGQEIAKYELGEDFSIETGVEFGRLYLRDGKWKFEASGIGYREDLAYFLGKYYKGQIIK; this is encoded by the coding sequence ATGGCAATTAATTTACAAAAAGGACAAAAGATTGATATCGGTCTTAGCAAAATCAGTGTGGGCCTGGGCTGGACACCCAACGAAGGTACCGGGTACGACTTTGACCTCGATGCATCTGCTTTTATGATTGATAGTAACCGGCAGATCCCTGGAGAAGGTTATTTCATTTTCTATGGCAATACAGATTCGCCGGACAGTGCATTACATCATACAGGTGACGATCCTACAGGTGGTAACAGTGCGGGCGGTGATGACGAAACCATACAGGTGAATTTAACCAATGTGCATGCAGACATAAAAGAGATCCTCTTTGTAGTAACCATCCACGATGCGGTGGCACGCAAACAAAACTACGGACAGGTAAGGGATTCTTATATCCGTATTGTAGATGACAATACAGGTCAGGAAATTGCAAAATATGAGCTGGGAGAAGATTTTTCCATAGAAACCGGTGTGGAGTTTGGCAGACTATATCTGCGTGATGGCAAATGGAAATTTGAGGCTTCCGGTATTGGCTACCGGGAAGACCTGGCTTATTTCCTGGGCAAATATTACAAAGGACAAATCATTAAATAA
- a CDS encoding vWA domain-containing protein, with protein MRRLPVYLLLDTSGSMRGERIEAVKNGLQVLVSKLRQDPFALESVWISIITFDREVKQLMPLTSLELLQLPEIIPPESGPTNMGAALMMLCDKLDAEVNKGDEAQKGDWRPLLFLMTDGRPSDLAAFREVIPTIKSKNLASIVACAAGAEAQDSYLKELTDTVVHLDTADSSTLMSFFKWVSASIGTGNKSVGTTEDIQLPPPPAEVHVVI; from the coding sequence ATGCGAAGACTACCTGTTTATTTACTCCTGGACACCTCCGGTTCCATGCGGGGGGAGCGTATTGAAGCTGTAAAAAACGGCTTGCAGGTACTGGTGTCCAAACTCCGGCAGGATCCTTTTGCGCTGGAGTCTGTTTGGATCAGCATTATTACTTTTGACAGGGAGGTAAAACAATTAATGCCACTTACCAGCCTGGAATTACTGCAGCTACCCGAAATTATTCCCCCTGAATCCGGCCCTACCAATATGGGGGCAGCCTTAATGATGCTGTGCGACAAGCTGGATGCAGAAGTGAATAAAGGTGATGAAGCCCAAAAGGGCGACTGGCGCCCGCTGCTGTTTCTGATGACAGATGGACGGCCTTCCGATCTGGCTGCCTTCCGGGAAGTAATTCCTACAATAAAAAGTAAGAACCTGGCCAGTATCGTAGCTTGTGCTGCCGGAGCGGAAGCTCAGGACAGCTACCTGAAAGAACTGACAGATACCGTAGTACACCTGGATACTGCCGACAGCTCGACCTTAATGTCATTCTTTAAATGGGTGTCTGCCTCTATCGGTACCGGCAATAAAAGCGTGGGTACCACAGAAGATATTCAATTACCACCACCACCTGCAGAAGTGCATGTAGTGATCTGA
- a CDS encoding vWA domain-containing protein: MRRLPVYLVLDTSGSMSGEPIEAVKNGVQVLVSTLRQDPYALETACISVITFNSTAQQLIPLTDLSSFQMREISASGGTSLGAALELTAQCIDREVLKSTPEVKGDWKALVFIMTDGIPTDQWQSGLAAFKQRKTGITVACAAGNGADTSVLKQITDVVVTLDTADSATIKAFFKWVSASISTGSQKVENTHKEVAGLNELPPPPPEVNIVV, from the coding sequence ATGAGAAGATTACCCGTTTATTTAGTCCTTGATACGTCTGGCTCCATGAGTGGAGAACCGATTGAAGCGGTAAAAAATGGCGTACAGGTGCTGGTTTCTACCTTGCGCCAGGACCCTTATGCATTGGAAACGGCTTGCATAAGTGTAATTACGTTTAACAGTACTGCCCAGCAGCTGATTCCGCTGACAGACCTCTCTTCGTTTCAAATGCGGGAAATTTCCGCCAGTGGTGGTACCTCCCTGGGAGCTGCGCTGGAGCTTACAGCGCAATGTATTGACAGAGAAGTATTAAAATCCACACCGGAAGTAAAAGGCGACTGGAAAGCATTGGTATTCATCATGACAGATGGTATCCCTACCGATCAATGGCAGTCCGGACTGGCGGCATTTAAACAACGTAAAACCGGTATTACCGTAGCCTGCGCTGCAGGTAACGGCGCAGATACTTCCGTGCTGAAACAGATTACAGATGTGGTGGTAACACTGGATACCGCCGACTCTGCCACTATCAAAGCATTCTTTAAATGGGTGTCTGCATCTATCAGCACCGGTAGCCAGAAAGTGGAAAATACACACAAAGAAGTAGCAGGGCTGAATGAATTACCCCCTCCTCCTCCTGAAGTAAATATTGTGGTTTAA
- a CDS encoding TerD family protein: protein MAINLVKGQTIDLRKNDKGESFDLSTVTIGLGWDVRKKAGGGFFGKLLGGGQEEEYDLDAVAFLLDNNGKVANLGRTAQMSNGQSVGLYEGDVIFFNSMRHPSGQIWLTGDNRTGAGDGDDEQIIVKLDTLDAKYEKILFLVAIYQGRQRKQHFGNIENAFIRAVDNKGKEIAKFNLSGNDTYNNMCSMVFAEVYRKDGTWKFRALGDPNQADSFVEILKNYVYQQ from the coding sequence ATGGCTATCAACCTGGTAAAAGGTCAAACCATTGACCTGCGCAAAAATGACAAAGGAGAAAGTTTTGACCTGTCTACTGTTACCATCGGTTTGGGATGGGACGTACGCAAGAAAGCCGGTGGCGGCTTCTTCGGCAAATTGCTGGGCGGCGGTCAGGAAGAAGAATATGATCTGGATGCGGTAGCATTCCTGTTGGATAATAATGGTAAAGTAGCCAACCTGGGACGTACGGCTCAAATGAGCAACGGCCAGAGTGTGGGGCTGTATGAAGGGGATGTGATCTTCTTCAACAGTATGCGCCACCCTTCCGGTCAGATCTGGCTTACCGGGGATAACCGTACCGGTGCCGGTGATGGGGATGATGAACAGATCATCGTAAAACTGGACACCCTGGATGCCAAATACGAAAAAATACTTTTCCTCGTAGCTATCTACCAGGGCAGACAACGCAAACAACATTTCGGAAATATCGAAAATGCATTTATCAGAGCGGTAGACAACAAAGGCAAGGAAATTGCCAAATTCAACCTGTCTGGCAATGATACTTATAACAATATGTGCTCCATGGTATTTGCAGAAGTATACCGTAAAGATGGTACCTGGAAATTCCGTGCTTTAGGTGATCCTAATCAGGCAGATAGCTTTGTGGAGATCCTGAAAAATTATGTATATCAACAATAG
- a CDS encoding TerD family protein codes for MAINLQKGQRANIDLPKFTVGLGWDANESSTGEGFDLDASVFIVGENGKILADEYFVFYNNLKSPDGAVTHTGDNRTGAGDGDDESITMDLSVINPAAKELCVVVTIHEAAARKQNFGQVRNSFIRIYDAATNNELVKYELGEDFSIETAVEFGRIYKRENQWKFEAVGVGQKGGLEDYLKKYA; via the coding sequence ATGGCAATCAACCTCCAGAAAGGCCAAAGAGCCAATATTGACCTCCCAAAGTTCACCGTCGGTTTAGGATGGGATGCGAACGAATCCAGTACAGGAGAAGGCTTTGACCTTGATGCTTCTGTTTTCATTGTTGGTGAAAATGGTAAGATCCTGGCTGATGAATATTTTGTGTTTTATAACAACCTGAAATCTCCGGATGGTGCCGTAACACATACCGGCGATAACCGTACCGGTGCAGGAGATGGTGATGATGAATCCATTACCATGGATCTTTCTGTTATCAATCCTGCTGCCAAAGAACTTTGTGTGGTAGTAACCATTCATGAAGCGGCTGCCCGTAAACAAAACTTTGGCCAGGTGCGTAACTCTTTCATCCGCATTTATGATGCTGCTACCAACAACGAACTGGTGAAGTATGAACTGGGTGAAGATTTTTCTATTGAAACCGCAGTAGAATTCGGCAGAATCTACAAACGCGAAAACCAATGGAAATTTGAAGCCGTAGGTGTAGGCCAGAAAGGCGGGCTGGAAGATTATCTGAAGAAATACGCTTAA